One Glycine max cultivar Williams 82 chromosome 6, Glycine_max_v4.0, whole genome shotgun sequence DNA segment encodes these proteins:
- the LOC100806696 gene encoding transcription factor bHLH137, with product MAAFSYQYHPFLVDPAFFPNNLNTPNSPPPPLPSQFQQLPHETSSFNVTNQETSCVDQSSKITISDNEPSVTKNLSPQSSMVVDKLETGEQVTQKVNIPVDKKRRTRNGSSFTSNPQSKDTATEGKNKKQRKNNGGLKEEDKAKEEKKDQRKCPEEPPTGYIHVRARRGQATDSHSLAERVRREKISERMKVLQRLVPGCDKVTGKALMLDEIINYVQSLQNQVEFLSMKLASVNPMFYDLATDLDTLLVRPEKLNSMASPSPLPSMSHCNSPNNQATTFADTTTMTPTNIFHTTSDYLLDNSVSFFLQGQRPNVLSEEDTGSHFWDAEDQRQKFLHPYGFSNNLCSFH from the exons ATGGCAGCTTTTTCATACCAATACCATCCTTTTCTTGTTGACCCTGCATTCTTTCCCAACAACTTAAACACTCCTaactctcctcctcctcctcttccttctCAGTTTCAACAACTCCCTCATGAAACATCATCTTTTAATGTCACAAACCAGGAGACTAGCTGTGTTGACCAGAGCTCCAAGATCACCATCAGTGACAATGAGCCTTCTGTCACTAAAAACCTTAGCCCTCAGTCCTCCATGGTAGTCGACAAGCTTGAAACTGGGGAGCAGGTCACTCAGAAGGTGAACATTCCTGTGGACAAGAAAAGGAGAACTAGAAATGGTTCTTCCTTCACCAGTAACCCCCAATCCAAG GATACTGCAACAGAAGggaaaaacaagaaacaaaggaAGAACAATGGTGGGTTGAAAGAAGAGGACAAggcaaaagaagagaagaaggatCAGAGAAAGTGTCCTGAAGAGCCCCCAACAGGCTATATCCACGTCAGAGCAAGAAGGGGTCAGGCAACGGATAGCCACAGCCTTGCTGAAAGG gtGAGAAGAGAGAAGATAAGTGAAAGGATGAAGGTGTTGCAACGGCTTGTGCCAGGCTGTGATAAG GTGACTGGAAAGGCCCTTATGTTGgatgaaataatcaattatgttCAGTCTTTACAGAATCAAGTTGAG TTCTTGTCAATGAAGCTTGCTTCGGTGAATCCCATGTTTTATGACTTGGCAACGGATCTAGACACCCTCTTGGTTAGGCCAGAG AAACTAAATAGCATGGCATCACCATCACCACTACCATCAATGTCACATTGCAACAGCCCCAACAACCAAGCCACAACTTTTGCTGATACAACCACCATGACCCCCACCAACATCTTCCACACTACTAGTGACTATCTTTTGGATAATTCAGTCTCATTTTTTCTTCAAGGGCAGAGGCCAAATGTGTTATCTGAGGAG GATACCGGTAGTCATTTCTGGGACGCAGAGGACCAGcgacaaaagtttcttcatccATATGGATTCAGCAACAACTTATGTTCctttcattaa